From Mesotoga sp. BH458_6_3_2_1, one genomic window encodes:
- a CDS encoding branched-chain amino acid ABC transporter permease, which yields MKQRTKTSLTLIALPLIAFLLFLSQEFLNSYYSRIITLIGIYGIMAVSLTLVNGISGVFSLGHAGFIALGAYTSALLTLSPKQKEMTFLIEKLIWPLNSIQIPFFWATIIAGLVAAIFAFLIGWPSLRLTGDYFAIATLGFSEIIRIFALNLNSITNGALGLKALPDHTNVWWAWGWLLVTVACVMSLSYSSFGRALRAIREDRVAAQAMGINVFKHQLMAFVVGGFFAGISGSLYGHWLSTIDPRTNTFGILLTFNVLIMIVLGGLGSITGAIIGGALFAFLSEWLRFLEGPMNLFGFKIMGMSGMRMLVFSGLFVIIMIFWPRGLMGRKEFSWEGLASLFRRGDKR from the coding sequence ATGAAGCAACGGACGAAGACTTCACTGACATTGATCGCACTTCCTTTGATTGCGTTTCTTCTCTTTCTATCGCAAGAATTTCTGAACAGCTATTATTCGAGAATAATTACACTTATTGGAATCTACGGAATAATGGCTGTCAGTCTCACGCTCGTAAATGGTATATCCGGAGTCTTTTCGCTGGGACATGCCGGATTCATAGCACTTGGTGCATACACTTCAGCGCTACTGACGCTATCTCCCAAGCAGAAGGAAATGACGTTCCTCATCGAGAAGCTGATTTGGCCACTGAATTCGATTCAGATTCCCTTCTTCTGGGCGACAATAATTGCGGGGCTGGTTGCGGCGATATTCGCCTTCTTGATTGGGTGGCCGTCGCTAAGATTGACGGGTGATTACTTCGCAATTGCGACACTCGGCTTTTCTGAGATAATCAGAATTTTCGCGTTGAATCTCAATTCGATAACTAACGGAGCACTCGGGCTGAAGGCACTACCAGATCACACAAATGTGTGGTGGGCTTGGGGATGGTTGCTAGTTACGGTTGCCTGTGTGATGAGCCTTTCTTACAGTTCTTTTGGCAGGGCGTTGAGGGCGATAAGAGAAGATAGGGTTGCAGCTCAGGCTATGGGAATAAACGTCTTTAAGCATCAGCTAATGGCCTTTGTAGTAGGCGGTTTCTTTGCAGGCATTTCTGGTTCTCTGTACGGACACTGGCTAAGTACAATCGATCCAAGGACAAACACTTTTGGGATACTTCTCACATTCAACGTGCTTATCATGATTGTGTTGGGCGGTTTGGGAAGTATAACGGGAGCGATTATCGGGGGTGCACTATTCGCATTCTTGAGTGAATGGCTGCGATTCCTGGAAGGCCCTATGAATCTATTTGGCTTCAAAATCATGGGGATGAGTGGAATGAGGATGCTTGTCTTCTCAGGCCTCTTTGTAATAATCATGATCTTCTGGCCTAGAGGACTGATGGGAAGGAAAGAGTTTTCCTGGGAGGGTCTCGCATCTCTTTTCAGAAGGGGAGATAAGAGATGA